The following DNA comes from Rosa rugosa chromosome 5, drRosRugo1.1, whole genome shotgun sequence.
cgatagtaagaggctccgtcaagcgtcgaaaaccatatgagatgagctagaatccactagcaattacgggcacagccgtaagaaacatagagaaacttctctaatatttggttttttattgataacttgaatgaaaattacaatttaagaggtgccttatatagggcacatagtaTAAGAAGTCTATTTGAATACCAgttttcaatattcaaattattgttcttgatgtgaagacgcttctttcgtttcgagattctttgttgaaattggctaaattctCGCCTTACATCACTACTAGTACTTcgtttcaagtggaggagactgatgtaggacgagatttttgtcaatttcaacaaaaaatctgGAAAAGAAataagcgtcttcacattaagaagaataatttgaatattgaaaattggtattcaaataggcttcttaatgatggaattaatcataaattactcttttggatatatcgggattctcgagcaaaatcttgattggtattgcaagcgtaatattctttagtatctaggattctatttctgatttttatttaatcaggtttaattaggtttagtagttttagtctacaataaattgttctttatgttttctagttgtattaggtttatgttaTGTACCATATATAAGGCatctcttagattgtaattttcattcaagttatcaataaaaaaaccaagcattagagaagtttctctatgtttcttacggctgtgcccgtaattgctagtggattctagctcatcttaTATGACTTTCGACGCTtaacggagcctcttactattgtgttcacgcttcccgcatcaccATTACACAAAACTTCAACATCAATACACCCCTGTGACGAACCTATTGGTCTCACCAACAACTGACTCTTCCAACACAAAGCTAGCCCCCTACTACTTCGAGCCACTTTCCCTACCACATTGCATCCACTAAaccccaaattgaaacaaatATCAGCCATATCCTCCTTTTCCTTTTTGGTTTCCATCAAGAAAACCAAATCAGGGTCTTTTGCTCGAAGAAATTTCTTCAAGGCTCGGAACATGTGCGGGTTCCCCAATCCCCGCACATTCCAACTTACTCCGATCATTTCTCGTGATGGGCCCAATTATCGGAGCCCATCATGGTTTTATCCTTGATAACAAACATCAACAAATCAGAATTTTGAGATGAAGCTAACCTGCGCGACTTGCCCCCGTCCGCGGCCTCCCATAGCGAAGCCCTTCCTGCTGCGACCACCTCGGCTTTCTTTCCCTCCATTTCCGGTTCTTTCAGACCCATCATCCCTGTCGGCCACTGACTTTTTCACCGTAGACTTTGCTTTCTTTTGTCGTGCAGCACCACTCCCACCACCACCTCTACCTTCACTTTTCTGTGCGTCTTCCTTCCTTCCCAACTCTTGCCCAGAGCAACCATCGTGCCCAACAACTGCTCCCTCTCCCACTCTAGAAACTCGAGAATCTTGATTGATAGAAATCTTCGAGCTAACCAGCTCCAAATTAAGGATTGAACGACCTCCCCGGCCTTTTCAGTTTCATTAACTTCAAAAGATAGGCCAGCTGACTTTTTAATTTCTGGGCCTCAGTGCCCTTTAGACCTAAAAGAAACTTGGGCCTTGAACTATTAAAACCCAACCCACTTTTTATTAAGTCCACCCCCGCGCAGGTGCCCTTTCAGAATTTGAAAGGCACATCTTACCGCCTAAATCACAGATGCCAGCCCCGACTCCCAGATTTTCTGCCCCTTTGTCCCGATAATCATGCTCCACTAATTTCTCTCAATCAATCTCAATCAGAGCCCGAGAATCACTCAAACTTAATGGCAGAGAAAGATCAGGAGCCTTCACTACCGGAATTCCACGACAGTGTTTGAACGGGGGCTCCGTCGGTAGCTCTGCAGCTCGTTCATCAACTTCCATCTATCTCCTCAAAAGTTTGTCGAGACCGCATCCTTCCAACAACTTCATTCTCCTCCACCCTCAAGGACCACTGCTTTGGTTTTGGGAATAATCCAAGCGGTTCCCCTTCAATTGGCCCTCCGGATCAATCGACTAGACATCCCTGGCCAAAGTTCTCCACCTACCAAACCTCTCTTCTGTGATGATCCCTTCTTTATGTAGGGCACAACCAGAGCTCACATGATTAAGCCTAccacaaaagaaacaaagatagGGCAGATGTTCATATTGTAACTGGAATTTCTCCGGTGTAAGTCCTGTAGCCAAAGAAATCATTAGCCATCTGTGGAGTGACCTATTAACTGACAATCCAACTCGTATACGAAGAAATCTCCCGCTGCCATCATCACTATAACCTCTACCTATTGGGTAGTAGGTACCCAACTGACGCCCAATTCTCTCCGCCAGTTTGGGAGTCATGAAATCTGGTTTGATGCCTCGAACCCGGATCCAGAACGCCTGTGATTCCAGTGGGACCAGCCTTGGATCAATCAAACCATCGAATGCAGAAAGCAGTATTAGAGCATGGTCGAAAGTCCAAGGACTTCCCCTCAACGCCTTCCTCCGATCAACATCAGATCCAAACGAAAAGAGAATGCGATCAGAGTCTTTCCACTGGAAAATTGTCGGTTTCTCCCTCACCACCCATAAACGTCTCATAGTGCTCCGCAACGCCTAGAAACAGAAAGGCCTATTGGTTAACAACCTACCCACCAGCCAAAACCTCCCCGAAGCAAACTCCTTCGGTTCCTCGATCTGGATGACATTCACCTCCTCTTCATCCACAATTGCTAAACGTCTTGTCTAGTTAGTAATAACTTCTTCCATCCTACACAACCACCTTGTGAAGAAAAACCACCCCCACGCCACCCCACTCAACCACTGCTGCATAACCGAAGCCAATTACCAGCCGAGAGGGAGTGACTCGAAACCCTTGTCCACCACTCTAAACCCTAACCCTCACTGGAGAGAAGGGACTGACATAGTTCTTACTTGTGTTGACAATTAACCATTAATTTGCATGTCTTTGCCAATTCTCAGATGTTTTCATGTGGTTGATTTATAGTGATTTTTCCATTATGAATGATCTAATGATCTTGGTAATGGTTTGTTATGTTCGTTGAAGTCACACTGAGCACATTCAAAACCCCACGGCTTAAAAAAACCGCTATTAATTAATAACTTTTATAAGGTTCTGTAATTAGCCAAACCATCTGGTAAAACGTAAGTAGCTCTCACTTAAGGAAAAAGATAAAAAGCTGAAAGTGCGAAAAGACTTTTGGTCTATCATATAGCATACATATTtgaatcaaaagaaaattttgatTTAATTGATCTCAACTTGGCTTTTAAAGAGCTATTGAACTAAGATTTTCTATTGCAAATAGCCCAGTACCTTAGAATTTTCTATCTTCTTGTATATCTGCAGTACAACTACTTAAGTAATAAAAAGACATTAACTACTAGGttttttttagggtttctgATCGAATTACTCTGAGACATAAATACTACGCAAATCAAGCTATAATCCCCCATTACAATACGTACAATTAATGTATATATACATGATAGAAGCCCCAACAAACCTTTCTACTTGTCCCAAATTGCAGTTTCTTCCTCTCTCCATCATCCCCTTTCCAGTACTGGCCACGTAATCGTATATGTAGTAGTTAATCAGGCCGCGGCCACTCTTCAACGGCAAGCTGGTGGGTTTTGAATGCCACCATAACCGATTTTCGCATGCTTGCACAGAGAGGTAGACCGAACTTTCTTCGGACCCACATACTTCAAATCAATGTCACGAAGCTCAATGTTTTCACAAGGAGACTGGCTGCTGCAAATCAGGTCCACTGCAATATCCGATGATGTGGTTCCCTTAACGTTGATATAATGCACATTACTGATCTTCACTTTCGATGGCTGCATTCGTGCACAAATTAGAACATTTGATTTTAATTTAGCCCCAGTGTTAGCTagatttattgattttttttgtacGTACCGCTTTGTTGCATTTGCCGTTACAACCGTACTCCTGGTCGATTATGATGGGGTTCCTAACATTTTGCATGATTAGGTCCTGGAAAATCATGCCGGTAGCTTGACTTGGCTGCGATCCGGGCCACGACTTGATTCTGATACCGTTGTCCGTGTTGGCAAAAGTGCAGTTCTTGACAATGATCCCTCTCACATCATTTTCAGTCTCGTATTTGCCAAGGCTACCAACGCTGATTCCATGTCCAGGTCCGCAATAGACTTTGTTGATGGCAATGTTGGTGGATCCCTGAATCATACCGACGCAGTCATCCCCGGTAGAAATGTGAGTTCTGGCAATCCTCACGTTGTTCGAGTCACTTATGTGTATGCCATCGGTGTTAGGGCTAGTTCCGGGCGCTTCGATATGGACTGCGCGCACCCTAATGTTCTGGCTGTCCGTGATGAAAATGTGCACTCCCTTAGGGTTTATCGAATTGATGCCGCGGATGAGCCCGTTTGTGACTCCGTTAAATTTTAGGTTCTGCATCCATTAGTAATTAAGTCGGATTAGTTTCCAGAGACTCAGGATGTTTTATATTGTCTAGCAATGCTTAGAATTCTCAACAATACCTACCGATGGGAGTGGACTGCAGTCGCTACCGCTGCAGCTCTCAACGTTTTTCCAGACACTTGAACCTTGGCCATTAAGAGTACCCTTGCCTGTAACTATCACTCCGTCCACCTTTTCAAATAAAATCCAGTATGGTTCTTCATATAAGGATAAGTCATTGGCTCCTAATACAGTCCCTTTAATTTCAACAATTATAGGCTTCGCGCAGGTGCATGGACCCTGAAATATAACTGGCCCGGCTTTGAACGTCCCTTCCGGAATCACAACCCTTGATTTCCCAGTGTGAGTACCCCGGCACGCCGCAATCCATGTTCGTATGAAATACTGCAGTGAATTAATTTCACCATATATCAGACCCAAAATAGATAAAATTTGATCATGCAACTACGTACTTTATAGAGTGTAACAATGACACATATTTACAGACAAATGTTATGATCACATTCTAAGTTCGTTTCCAAAATTCTTGTTTTAACACTTTAAAAACACTTACAATGGCTGACTCTTTCTTTCCATTGGCCACGGCGCCAAAATCTAGTACGTTGAAGATTTTCTCAGTGGGATCAGCTCTACCATGGCGAGCCAAATTGTTGCCGCGGAAAACATCGGGTAATACCGGAGGAATTATCTGTCTTTCACGGGCGGTCGCAAAATGGGCCAGTGGAACTAAGCACACGATAAGAAAGGCGTGGCTCCAAGACATTGCTGCATTGATAGCCATGGCCACCCTTCAATAAAAGACAGGTGCTAGCGAGGAATTGTATAAGATTTTATAATGTTTTATGAGATATATTCATTGGAAACCTCCAAGGGAGGCCTAACTATTAAAATGTGGATGAACTAATCCTCTTTGCGCCTCTTTGTTATATAGCTTTGTTTTGATCTAATTAAAGACATTGTTACAACTGCTGCTTAATTGGTTTTGATTAGTTGGTCAAGGGTTTGCTTTGTGTGCATGAATTTCCTATGTTTAAGGTGGTGCATGTGTAAATTGTCCTATTCACTCCAACCATAGTAGGCTTACTTCTTCTCCATGCATTCCATCATTTTCCTTAATGATCTTTGCGTTACCCACCAAATTCACAATTAACAgaattttaaagaaaaataacaaattaTTATGTTGTCCAGGGACAAAGATGCATGAACTGATTAACTAATGAAGCCGTGCGTCCCTCGAATTCTGCCGCAGCATTCTACTCAATGACCTGTACTGTCAACTAATCATAGATAAGCTCAGTTGGTAACTACATACTGCTCTCCTCCTAAACATAAGATTCCTGCAATTCAAATATTATCTCTAAAATTCTAattatttttttggtctgaaatatTATCTCTAAAATTCTAATTAAAAATGTCCTTAACTAAGCAGTTAGGCCTTATTGTCCTACATATTTTCATCGACGATTCTTATTGTCTCTTGTTGCAATTGGATATCATTTCCACGgaaaatgatattttttattttgatagattttgaaattcaaaagaaaTATAATCGGAGACAAAGGTTAAACTCTTAGCTAAGAACAGTTCCAGATAAGGTTGAACACTAATTTGGGCCGGGTGTCCGTTTGGGGCGCATATCTAATATTATAGGATTTACGTAAGCTAAAactatgtgtttttttttattttttgttaaccCTGCTTAACGAAACTGTGTTGACATGCATAAAGTAATTCTTTGTTAAGTAACCTTGTCTAGTGCCTCAAAACTACAGTTGGTTCTAGGAAAGCAGCTAGTATAAAAGTAGTAAGGTTTTGGTTTGGATAAGAAGAACGAGATTTTTTGCTTCAAAGAAAGAATCTTTTGCCTAAAAGTATGGACCTAGCCTAGATTCCGATCGATAGTCACGGCTTTGTCCTAAGGTCTCAGATGAAtgtaaaatatatattttttttttgggtttttgtccatttactccATTTCTaaggatttttttctcactaacctcattaagtttttttttaaatccctcttacccaatacactctaagggagtcttccctaataccccattaagatttttttatttttttttaaaattttttttaataccattttaccccttacccatttgttacttagagagagagagagagaaaccataggagacttcgccggagtcggtcaccggccgccggaatccggtcaccggccaactttcgccagattccggtcaccggccgccgcccaccggatttttctgaaaacctctattgccctccaatagaggggcaatagacctctattgccccccaatagacgtttattgcctcctaatagaactttcggtagccggaatgagaactaatctttctaagattagacaaataaaactttgattaaagaaaaaaatgaggtaactacatcaattcaaaacatatattgccccccaatagacgtctattgcctcccaataggcattcaaaatttcttttctttccttctgtcccgttacttaaaaaaaaaagaaaaaaaagaaatctgatttgggcacccatgtTCAAGAGCTGCGTTTCTCGCCGGTGGTCCGACCGGAGCTTCGACCAGAGAGGTAGCTTCGAGCGGAGCTAACAGGGACggacccaatcttcttcttctcccttcttcCACGGTTGCAGACAGGAACCTAACTTCTTTGTCGTCGTAAAATTAAACCCATTCAACAAAACCTTCAAATCACAGTGGCAACTCCAATCAAATACTGAACCCATTCAATGAGTTATTGGACAGATCGGTGAAGTCAACATACTCGAGCACATCGCTGGAGCAATTTACCGGAGCTGCTTTATCTCGAGGCGCCGCTTGTTCAGATCGAAGTGACCTAACGCTCACTGTAACATCGAATCGAGCGAGGAGAAGCCTTCGTCGGCAGCGACAGCGGAATCGAGCGAAGAAGAGGAATCGAAGACAAGCCTCCGATGGCCGCGGCGGCGCGTTTGTCGTCGAAGCGGAAACTAGACAAGTATGCCGAGGAGTCTAGATATGGCTTCGTTCGGGTTTGAGACCCGAGTCTGAGAAGAAGGTAGCTTGATCTTGGAAACTGCAGTCCATCAACTTCGCCGGAGCTAACAGggacggggagagagagagagagaagaagaggtcgTGATTCtgcagagggagagagagagatgttgggtGGCATGATAGTAGTTGTTTAATAAGGTTAAgggcagaatagtcattttagtttaaattgggttagtgagaacAAAAATCTTTTGCTCGGGTAAGTGAgatcattttggtgctttggggtaagtgggatcaTTTTGGTGCTTTCGATGAATAATGTGAAAAAACTTTGCATAAGCTCGGAGTTCATATATTTTGAAACCTCGCTAGATATAATTCatggtttttattttattttattaaaatcgtttcatttttcttttgtacTTCTTGATTTTATTGCATTTTTGTATATGTCAGTTATATACATGAAATACATACACATTATATTTCACAGTGAAAGATGGAGTATACAGATTCTGCAGGACAACTAGCTTGGTGATTGATTCACCGGAGACTTTCTCAGAGTCCATCCTTCTTGGAGGCCCGGAAACTAAAAGATGAGTAAAAACTAGACAACAAACATACATAAAAAAGATACGTGCGCATATAGCTAGATATATACAAAGTACTAACGCATATCTTACAGTAAAGGCTAGGAGATTCGACCATTTTCCTTCTGCGTGTACTAGTGAACTAATTTAGAGCGAATTTTTGTTACGGAATTCAGTGATCACATATCCTCCGTATATTTTGGCTGCTTCGGTGCTGTTGATGGGCCTTTCCGCAGACGGAGGATGTTCGATGTTGCCATACCTCTTGGTGTGATTAGGAACTTGATGATATTCCATTTTGACTACTTGTGGATGATAGTAGCCTTGAGAAGGACGAGGAAGAGGAGGACTAGTACTAGCGTGACTGGTCGTGTTGGGCCAGCTGCTTCCACGGTACTCATCTTTTGTAGCATTGAAGTATTCATCTGAAGGGAGAAAGACTTTTTGTGGTGTCATGGGAGAGGTACTATAACGGTAGTCCTTTACTATGGTGGCGTGACTGGTCGTGTTGGGCCAGCTGCTTCCACGGTACTCGTCTTTTGTAGCATTGAAGTTTTGATCTGAAGGGAGAGAGACTTTTTGTGGTGTCATGGGAGAGGTACTATAACGGCAGTCCTCTATTATGGTGTGCCTTTCGGATAATACTTGGGGTGCCTTGCAATTCAAGAACACACCATAGCTCTTAGGAAGGCGTTCGAAAGCCATATATGCGTAAGGAAGATAAGAAATAGAACTGGGAAATGAATACAAAGATcaagtagctagctagctaggtttgcCTTGTCTTGCTGAATCAAAGGTTAAGAACCCAGCAGCTTATATAGAATCTCCGAAGCCTCTGAGAAAAGGTCGGGGTTTGGATAATGTTCTTGTGATCCTCCATGATGCCTCTTTGATCTTTAGTAGGAATATGATAGAAACGAATCCAATACtataaaaaattataaagtgtttttcttttttctctttttgaattttcaaAGTGCTTCTTAATCACGCGGCATATAACTAATTCTCAATTAAGGACCCCATTTCCGGGCTCTAATCGTTCTAATGGGGTGTCTAATCATTCCACAAGTAGCGGGTAACAATGTAACATAAATTATTCAATCAGGAGTGTGGATGTCCTTTTCTTCATCTCCTTGGGAAAAATATTATTCGATTAAGCACATGACCATACGCACTTTGTGCCTTGCACCAACTTTGGACCATAATCGATCAGTGAGAGGTAGTTCCAGTTGCCAAATTACCCCGATGATTAGGAAAAAAACATGATTATCCTCCATTTGCAACACGACCCCGTTCATTCTTAATTGATAAAGTAGTAACAATTTGTTGAAAAATTTAGAATCAGAGGAATAAATTAATCGTTCAAAATAAGACTCGCATGATGTTGTTTGTCATGTtaaacaatttcttttttgaTTATTGGAGTGCTAATTGTTTTgagaaaattcaaacaaaaagaaagattcTTATAAGTTGGAGTCCTCCttattaaaaattaaattttgatggtGCTGTAAATGTAGAAGGTAAAATTTCGGCTAATTTGGTTATGATATTTTATAACCCCGATGATTATAAAATAACCTCATGTAACCCCGATGTAAATGCAGAAGGTCAATATACTTATTAGTTCAAAAACTGAGACGAGCAATACACTAGGGGCAGATTGATTTCACCACATATAATTTTGAGTCATTCGTTGTCCTGTATCATTGATATCGATCACCTGGTACTGTATTTGCTTTTCTGAAAAtgtgatgaaagaaaatagtTGTAAAGTTGGAACAAAGATAATTGATATCATCAAGTATAGAAAGCCTTCATGGAACTTAAAAAATGTGCTTGATCATCTTAATAACAAGTTTTGAATCTTCTTCCACCTGAAGATGCTGAATTTGAAGCCTTTTAGCCCAAATTGTTTTTGAAGTTATTGTTTTCACTTGCAAAACCTATTAGAACATAGCCTGCAATAACAGTGAATTTCTGCCCCTAGTGTATTGCTCGTCTCAGTTTTTGAACCAATAGAGTTGAgttttccaatatatatatatatatatatatatatatatatatatatatatttttggtgGGGGTGATaaggagatatatatatatatatatatatatatatatatatatatatatatatatatatatatattttggtggGGGTGATAAGGAGAAAGTGGATGTGTTCTTACTCATTTGACAAACGGCAGTGTGCTTGATTAAAGTGTAAAAGTGATAAATCAAACTAAGATGAAGCTAGTCAAGCTAGCTACCATTAATTACGTACGAATCCTAAATCTGTTTTATTGCTGAACTATCCCTTCCAACTTATGAGGATGGACGCATAGCTCAAGACCATTAGTTCAAGACTTCAAGTGGCACCGAAAGGGTAGGGGTGACTATGTCCATATGCAACAACATTGTTCTGATCGAGATGGTCTGTGAGATGTTGATTGCGGGATAAGGTATTGTTTGTTGACTGGCATGTTATCCCTGTGAGTCAAATTCAGTCATACTGTAACAGTGGTAGAAGCATcttcaccaaaaaaagaaaaaaaaaaaaacagtggtAGAAACATCGGTTGCCGGCCCAAGCAAATTGGTTGTAGAGCATATATATAATCTAGTGAGGGATTTTTTTTGTGGCTATTTTAAGAAATCGcttattagaccaactttttaaTCACATATCAGCAttttgaccgttcagtttttagatctaTATGAGTATATCACTTCTAAAAAATTTCAGCAAAATTGATAATCGTTTAGCCGTTCATAACTgtaatttacaattataaacatgaacggttcatgttggacagatttggttcgtccattgatttaattaatttagttagataccttaacggtcatcaatttggctgaaaaagAATTCAttcaaatgaaacaaaaaaaattcactgGAAGGGCCCTataagagaaaaatgcaccaacagtctCTTAACTCTGGTGCACTGGCTAgtttgatacccagactcacaAAGCTATCAATATGATACCTGAAGTCTTATATTGCCATCAACGACATACTTCCGTTAAATTTCTGTGATGACTCTGTTAAAAAAGTGACGTGTCAAGCAtgtggagaaaaaaaaaaagggcaaacaTATCTTTTTACCCAAATGGCTTACCTAAtcgctttttatttttatttttaatttttttattgacAGAAATATAAAAATCCAATAgccctcttttcttcttcctaaaCCTCTGCAAAACACATATTGCCCTCTATTCCATTAGTCTAACAATCTGATTTCCAGTTGTAACGCTCCCTCGCTCTATTGGCACACCAAAGCGACAAAACCCTCCGATTCGATTGCTTCGATTTTGATTTGTTACTCTTCTTCTCCGATCTAAAATGTTCTTGTTCAACTAGTTCTACGGTGTCCTCGCATCTCTAGGCCTGTGGCAGAAGGAGGCCAAGCTTCTCTAGCTGTTCCTTTTGTTCTACAATTGAGTACGTCTAGAGTCAGAAGTTTAAAGATCAAGAAGACAATAAGTGGCTAAGCATCTCATTCTTTGCCTTTGACCCACTGATTGAAAAAATTTGTTCTTATATCTTTCTGGTACCTTTAagtttcatgaagaaaattgattttctttttaaatCCAATTGCAAACCAAATAGTAATCATTTAGTCATTCCTTCCTAGTTTCTTTCACGTTATGCTCTGTTCATAGCCTTTATCTTCTGAAACTAAACCAAGAAAAtgacgcgggcggaagtaaccctagatttacaagcaataaacctaaaacaaagattctggagtccaccagagataaaagagaagactctcaattttgattgataatatgataaaagatagttctgcagccgtttaaggttgcttatatatgggaaaagaaaccctagggcgactaacaatgaaaccctaaagcccacagattaaaacaaaacaaatccaaaataaactagaaaacctaaaataaaaagaatgtaaaactaacctaaaaatattaaatcacgaatcggataattaagacgatacattttggcctaaatctgatagggctcactaaagtgagtcttgaagatctcgtcgttcccattctggaaaggtctCATGCGTTTCAAaaggacattctggccaaaagttagtcaaatctgattcaaaatcaaaacctgacttttcgcacgagaaacccgaaaaattcaaaaccaaatcttcttgaatattccagcggctagtaacctgattacgtgtgagttacctattttccaatcactcttcttgattctacaccgcttctttacttttatggtttttcggctaaactgggtccattctcgtcctacatcattctcctccactatgaaagaactcgccctcgagttcctcttgaataaaggacaggaataggtagacaaaagacctgagaaaaaaattagacaattggacatgtggattattggctggatcttctgcatattttgatgacacaatcatgaacccaacaccatagatgagtctGTTATAGGCAACCTTAGTAGATTCTTCACAGCTCTCAAGGTTGTACTCTTGAATAACATCTGGCTCTGAATGA
Coding sequences within:
- the LOC133711272 gene encoding exopolygalacturonase-like; this translates as MAINAAMSWSHAFLIVCLVPLAHFATARERQIIPPVLPDVFRGNNLARHGRADPTEKIFNVLDFGAVANGKKESAIYFIRTWIAACRGTHTGKSRVVIPEGTFKAGPVIFQGPCTCAKPIIVEIKGTVLGANDLSLYEEPYWILFEKVDGVIVTGKGTLNGQGSSVWKNVESCSGSDCSPLPSNLKFNGVTNGLIRGINSINPKGVHIFITDSQNIRVRAVHIEAPGTSPNTDGIHISDSNNVRIARTHISTGDDCVGMIQGSTNIAINKVYCGPGHGISVGSLGKYETENDVRGIIVKNCTFANTDNGIRIKSWPGSQPSQATGMIFQDLIMQNVRNPIIIDQEYGCNGKCNKAPSKVKISNVHYINVKGTTSSDIAVDLICSSQSPCENIELRDIDLKYVGPKKVRSTSLCKHAKIGYGGIQNPPACR